Proteins encoded by one window of Spirochaetaceae bacterium:
- a CDS encoding thiamine pyrophosphate-binding protein, whose product MTGARFTAEMAHGYGITHVFFMPFIGPRTLMEMEKLGMQRIQPHGEKAAAYMADAYARVKRAPSLCMAQSVGAVNLAAGLQDAYLACSPVIALTGRELPINQQRHAYQEVDHVRPFTTVTKYSASVRTPDLLGIRLRQAFRAATTGTPGPAHLDLDGLAGQAVFDREADLEVIVEEPFTRVPAFRPEADGDQIAQALNRLARAERPVIVAGGGVTASDARAELIALAEKLSIPVATALNAKAMFPPDHALAVGTPGNYSRECSNRIVCEADLVFFIGSHAGGQLTHGYRIPPQGTPVMQLDINGEELGRNYALDVGLQGDVRNTLRRMITAADSGGGADSGGGADSGGAPDRSAWVARVQELVAAWKEQVRGVWESDIEPMRPERLCGELSDYLPEDAILVSDTGHSGVWTGTMLDLPHPGQSFIRCAGSLGWGLPAAMGAKCAAPDRPVVCFTGDGGIWYHLAELETAFKYNLNTVTVVNNNHSLNQEKGGNESVYGGQTPGSDDLWIFPDADFAAIARSMGCFGVTVNRIGELRGALDAAFASGQPAVVDVKTHIDGIAPGAWLPARG is encoded by the coding sequence ATGACTGGTGCTCGTTTTACCGCCGAAATGGCGCATGGATATGGGATTACGCATGTGTTCTTCATGCCGTTCATCGGCCCGCGTACGCTGATGGAGATGGAGAAGCTCGGCATGCAGCGCATTCAGCCGCACGGCGAGAAGGCCGCCGCCTACATGGCGGACGCCTACGCCCGCGTCAAGCGCGCTCCGAGCCTGTGCATGGCACAGTCGGTGGGCGCGGTGAACTTGGCGGCGGGGCTGCAGGACGCCTACCTGGCCTGCTCGCCGGTGATCGCGCTGACCGGGCGCGAACTGCCGATCAACCAGCAGCGCCACGCATACCAGGAGGTGGACCACGTCAGGCCGTTCACCACGGTGACCAAGTACAGCGCCTCCGTGCGTACGCCGGACCTGCTGGGCATCCGCCTGCGCCAGGCGTTCCGCGCCGCCACCACCGGCACGCCGGGGCCGGCGCACCTCGACCTGGACGGCCTCGCCGGGCAGGCGGTATTCGACCGCGAGGCGGACCTGGAGGTGATCGTCGAGGAGCCGTTCACGCGCGTGCCGGCGTTCCGCCCGGAGGCGGACGGTGACCAGATCGCGCAGGCCCTGAACCGACTCGCCCGGGCGGAGCGGCCGGTGATCGTGGCCGGCGGCGGCGTGACCGCTTCCGATGCGCGCGCCGAGTTGATCGCGTTGGCCGAGAAACTGTCGATTCCGGTGGCCACCGCGCTGAACGCCAAGGCGATGTTCCCGCCCGACCACGCGCTGGCGGTGGGCACGCCGGGCAACTACTCGCGCGAATGCTCCAACCGCATCGTGTGCGAGGCGGACCTGGTGTTCTTCATCGGCAGCCACGCCGGCGGCCAGTTGACCCACGGCTACCGGATCCCGCCGCAGGGCACCCCGGTCATGCAGCTTGACATCAACGGCGAGGAACTGGGCCGCAATTACGCGCTCGACGTGGGGCTACAGGGCGACGTGCGCAACACCTTGCGCCGCATGATCACGGCCGCCGATAGCGGCGGCGGCGCCGATAGCGGCGGCGGCGCCGATAGCGGCGGCGCGCCCGACCGCTCCGCGTGGGTGGCCCGCGTGCAGGAGCTGGTCGCGGCGTGGAAGGAACAGGTGCGCGGCGTGTGGGAGTCGGACATCGAGCCGATGCGCCCCGAGCGGCTGTGCGGCGAACTCTCGGACTACCTGCCCGAGGACGCGATCCTGGTGTCCGACACCGGCCACTCCGGTGTGTGGACCGGCACCATGCTCGACCTTCCCCATCCTGGCCAGAGCTTTATCCGCTGCGCCGGCTCGCTCGGCTGGGGGCTGCCGGCGGCGATGGGCGCCAAGTGTGCCGCGCCCGACCGCCCGGTGGTATGCTTCACCGGCGACGGCGGCATCTGGTACCACCTCGCGGAGCTGGAAACGGCGTTCAAGTACAATCTGAACACGGTAACGGTGGTCAACAACAACCACTCCCTGAACCAGGAGAAGGGCGGTAACGAGTCGGTCTACGGCGGCCAGACGCCCGGCTCCGACGACCTGTGGATCTTCCCGGACGCCGATTTCGCCGCCATTGCCCGTTCGATGGGATGCTTCGGAGTCACGGTCAACCGCATCGGCGAACTGCGCGGCGCCCTCGATGCGGCGTTCGCCTCCGGCCAGCCGGCCGTGGTGGACGTGAAGACCCACATCGACGGCATCGCCCCCGGAGCCTGGCTGCCCGCGCGGGGATAG
- a CDS encoding CoA transferase produces the protein MDDSRSHTMTDGLPPLAGIRVVDFGHYLAGPLAGMLLADQGAEVIKIDRPGHPSCATPAGAVFNRGKQVVELDLKSDAGREAAQRLVAAADVVIENFRPGAMDRLGLGAAATTAAHPRLVYLSLPGFGAGEKLASMRAFEGVLNAATGVYTDLHAIRRALHAPPQYTPIPLASAYGAVHGAIAVAIALYAREESGRGEAIEVPLAGAAMSAMGAFLLRVADAPARYGKRPNPANDGLREQMRHADKDERRRLIDAQRPWLPVMFDSYQAGDGRWVFILAGNSRRNSVQLVNALGIYDALIADGMVDLPAWPDLTRPNNIQDVDGLSRQWRKILRDRMTAAFRQKPADDWTPIMRAHGVPFSVHRSTQEWLHAPETDAAALTVEVDDPTHGAIRQFGVQTSLGRTDERWHVPQPARPGDLTALLRDLPAATGNGAVAATPGAAAQNDGSDGSDGSDGSAVARPAHGARQAAEPALSAPRGGILAGIRVLDLSTVLAGPCCARTLAEYGADVIKIDSPNPYFLPSTACYLHLEVGQGKRSVILDLKQAAGKRLFEQLAAGADVIVHNFRPGVAERLGIDHASLARINPDIVYLNLTAFNGPRRGPWTELPGFDPVLQAATGIQQRYGGPGGPPELHGFASCIDYLTGYSGTYGIALALLRRKREGGGDLVFTSLAQGGQLVQAPFVWATADALPDDGPHGQEVLGAHSLEHLYRAADGWLVLTGLPEDLPRLRDVPGLAAAPVAADQDADRIAALQAAIAEQPVAHWEQAFSAAGFGCHRVDYIEDIRRTGLREITDAERASWSEAESIAVIRLLDHPAGSAVDNPAPTYARFAGTSLLLANPMPKVGAHTRAVLRELGHDDARIDRWVADGVAAEQLHDAYLPH, from the coding sequence ATGGACGACAGCCGCTCCCACACCATGACCGACGGTCTTCCGCCGCTAGCCGGCATCCGCGTGGTCGACTTCGGCCACTACCTTGCCGGGCCGCTGGCCGGCATGCTGCTCGCCGACCAGGGCGCCGAGGTGATCAAGATCGACCGCCCCGGCCACCCCTCCTGCGCCACCCCCGCCGGCGCGGTGTTCAACCGCGGCAAGCAGGTCGTGGAGCTGGACCTGAAAAGCGATGCCGGGCGCGAGGCCGCGCAACGCTTGGTGGCAGCGGCCGACGTGGTGATCGAGAACTTCCGGCCCGGCGCGATGGACCGGCTGGGACTGGGCGCCGCAGCCACTACGGCAGCCCACCCGCGCCTGGTGTACCTCTCCCTCCCCGGCTTCGGAGCCGGCGAGAAACTCGCTTCGATGCGCGCCTTCGAAGGCGTGCTCAACGCGGCCACCGGGGTGTACACCGACCTGCACGCGATCCGCCGCGCGCTGCACGCGCCGCCGCAATACACGCCGATCCCGCTGGCCTCCGCGTACGGCGCGGTGCACGGCGCCATCGCCGTGGCCATTGCGCTGTACGCGCGCGAGGAGAGCGGGCGCGGCGAGGCAATCGAGGTGCCGCTCGCGGGCGCCGCGATGTCGGCCATGGGCGCCTTCCTGCTGCGCGTGGCCGATGCGCCGGCGCGCTACGGCAAGCGCCCCAACCCCGCCAACGACGGCCTGCGCGAGCAGATGCGGCACGCCGACAAGGACGAGCGGCGCCGGCTGATCGATGCGCAGCGCCCGTGGCTGCCGGTCATGTTCGACAGCTACCAGGCGGGCGACGGCCGCTGGGTGTTCATACTGGCCGGCAACAGCCGCCGCAACTCGGTGCAGTTGGTCAACGCACTCGGGATCTACGACGCCCTGATCGCCGACGGCATGGTCGACCTGCCGGCCTGGCCGGACCTCACGCGGCCCAACAACATCCAGGACGTCGACGGCCTGTCGCGGCAGTGGAGGAAGATCCTGCGTGACCGCATGACCGCGGCCTTCCGGCAGAAGCCGGCGGACGACTGGACGCCGATCATGCGCGCGCACGGGGTGCCGTTCAGCGTGCACCGCAGCACGCAGGAGTGGCTGCATGCGCCGGAAACCGACGCCGCCGCGTTGACCGTGGAAGTGGACGATCCGACGCACGGCGCCATCCGCCAGTTCGGCGTGCAGACCTCGCTCGGCCGTACCGACGAGCGGTGGCACGTGCCGCAGCCGGCCCGCCCCGGCGACCTCACCGCCCTGCTGCGCGACCTCCCGGCGGCAACCGGCAACGGCGCCGTCGCCGCCACCCCGGGCGCCGCTGCCCAGAATGACGGCAGTGATGGCAGTGATGGCAGTGACGGCAGCGCGGTCGCTCGCCCGGCGCACGGCGCCCGGCAGGCGGCCGAGCCGGCTCTCTCGGCGCCGCGAGGCGGCATCCTCGCCGGCATCAGGGTGCTGGACCTGTCCACCGTGCTGGCCGGCCCGTGCTGCGCGCGAACCCTGGCGGAGTACGGCGCCGACGTGATCAAGATCGATTCGCCCAACCCCTACTTCCTGCCCTCGACCGCGTGCTATCTGCACCTTGAGGTAGGCCAGGGCAAACGCAGCGTGATCCTGGACCTCAAACAGGCGGCGGGCAAACGGCTGTTCGAGCAGCTTGCCGCCGGCGCCGACGTGATCGTGCACAACTTCCGGCCCGGCGTGGCCGAGCGCCTCGGCATCGACCATGCCAGCCTGGCGCGCATCAATCCCGACATCGTGTACCTCAACCTGACCGCGTTCAATGGTCCGCGCCGCGGGCCGTGGACCGAGTTGCCCGGCTTCGACCCGGTGCTGCAGGCCGCCACCGGCATCCAGCAGCGCTACGGCGGCCCTGGCGGGCCGCCCGAGCTGCACGGCTTCGCCTCCTGCATCGACTACCTTACCGGCTACTCGGGCACCTACGGCATCGCGCTTGCCCTGCTGCGCCGCAAGCGCGAGGGCGGCGGCGACCTGGTGTTCACCTCCCTGGCGCAGGGCGGGCAACTGGTGCAGGCGCCGTTCGTATGGGCCACCGCCGACGCCCTGCCCGACGACGGCCCGCACGGCCAGGAAGTCCTGGGAGCGCACTCGCTGGAGCACCTGTACCGCGCCGCCGACGGCTGGCTCGTGCTCACCGGCCTGCCCGAGGACCTGCCGCGGCTGCGCGACGTCCCCGGCCTGGCGGCGGCCCCGGTCGCCGCGGACCAGGATGCGGACCGCATCGCCGCCCTGCAGGCCGCCATCGCCGAACAGCCGGTGGCCCACTGGGAGCAGGCATTTTCCGCCGCCGGCTTCGGCTGCCACCGCGTGGACTACATCGAAGACATACGCCGCACCGGCCTGCGCGAGATCACCGACGCCGAGCGCGCATCGTGGAGCGAAGCCGAGTCGATCGCGGTAATCCGCCTGCTCGACCACCCGGCCGGCAGCGCGGTCGACAACCCGGCGCCCACCTACGCCCGCTTCGCCGGCACCTCGCTGCTCCTCGCCAACCCGATGCCCAAGGTCGGCGCCCACACGCGCGCCGTCCTGCGCGAACTCGGCCACGACGACGCCCGCATCGACCGCTGGGTCGCCGACGGCGTCGCCGCCGAGCAACTCCACGACGCCTACCTCCCCCACTGA
- a CDS encoding serine hydrolase, with protein sequence MADGLSDERLARIEPVLRRYVDDGELPGYLLLISRRGREALFLSGGQMDVERGRPFERDTIVRIYSMTKPIASVALMQLYEQGAFQLDDPVGRYIPGWDRLQVFAGGDERHFETREADRPMIVKDLLTHTSGLTYGFMHSHPVDALYRARVSANDPLETVIATLGELPLQFSPGTRWQYGMSTDVVGYLVQVFSGQPLDDYVAEHVTGPLGMSDSGFTVPADRAGRFAACYESARGAPGAPAYRRTEDPATSRYLGPPAMLSGGGGMVATIDDYRRFADMLLGKGEFDGVRVLGRKTVEYMTCNHLPGGRDLAAMGVPVFSETPFADVGFGLGFSVALDPAAANVIDSPGQFAWGGLAGTYFWVDPVEQLSVVFFAQLIHSDAVATSPPRILRRRLKPLIYQALVD encoded by the coding sequence ATGGCTGACGGACTATCCGACGAGCGGCTTGCCCGCATCGAGCCGGTGCTGCGCCGCTACGTCGACGACGGCGAGCTGCCCGGCTACCTGCTGCTGATCTCCCGGCGCGGCCGGGAGGCGCTGTTTCTCTCCGGCGGCCAGATGGATGTCGAGCGGGGACGGCCGTTCGAGCGCGATACCATCGTGCGCATCTACTCGATGACCAAGCCGATCGCCAGCGTCGCCCTGATGCAGCTCTACGAACAAGGCGCGTTCCAGTTGGACGATCCGGTGGGCCGCTACATCCCCGGCTGGGATCGCCTGCAGGTGTTCGCCGGCGGCGACGAGCGCCACTTCGAAACCCGCGAGGCCGACCGCCCAATGATCGTCAAGGACCTGCTCACCCACACCTCCGGCCTCACCTACGGCTTCATGCACAGCCACCCCGTGGACGCCCTGTACCGCGCCCGCGTCTCCGCGAACGACCCACTGGAGACCGTGATCGCCACGCTCGGCGAGCTGCCGCTGCAGTTCTCGCCCGGCACGCGCTGGCAATACGGCATGTCCACCGACGTGGTCGGCTACCTGGTGCAGGTGTTCTCCGGCCAGCCCCTGGACGACTACGTCGCCGAACACGTTACCGGACCGCTGGGCATGAGCGACAGCGGCTTTACGGTGCCGGCGGACCGGGCCGGGCGGTTCGCCGCCTGCTACGAGAGCGCGCGCGGCGCGCCGGGCGCCCCGGCCTACCGCCGTACCGAGGACCCGGCCACCAGCCGCTACCTCGGCCCGCCCGCGATGCTGTCCGGCGGCGGCGGCATGGTCGCCACCATCGACGACTACCGCCGCTTCGCCGACATGCTGCTCGGCAAGGGCGAATTCGACGGCGTGCGCGTGCTCGGCCGCAAGACGGTCGAGTACATGACCTGCAACCACCTGCCCGGTGGCCGCGACCTGGCCGCCATGGGGGTGCCGGTGTTCAGCGAGACTCCGTTCGCCGACGTCGGCTTCGGCCTCGGCTTCTCGGTCGCCCTCGACCCCGCCGCGGCCAACGTGATCGACTCCCCCGGCCAGTTCGCCTGGGGCGGCCTCGCCGGCACCTACTTCTGGGTCGACCCCGTCGAGCAACTGAGCGTCGTGTTCTTCGCCCAACTCATCCACTCCGACGCCGTCGCCACCAGCCCGCCCCGCATCCTCCGCCGCCGCCTCAAGCCCCTCATCTACCAGGCCCTCGTCGACTGA
- a CDS encoding DNA-processing protein DprA, producing the protein MMNGTDGLSANTTAILLLTAPLVVGSRRSQAPVLTAGEYRKLAPLLASHQTEPAALLESGADRLLAQCGDVVEEDRLTALLNRGFQLSQAVERWHARGIWVVSRADEAYPPSLKKRLKNDAPSVLYGCGVKEILYSRSLAVVGSREVTEPLIEYTRRNASLIARAGLAIVSGGARGVDRAAMNGALEAGGRVAGVLPGDLEKAVMNREHRNLLLEERLVLLSPFDPSLRFTVAQAMQRNKVIYALAEAGLVVNADFSRGGTWAGAVEQLRKYFVPVFVRSTGDLSEGLTALQSRGARPWPEPEAPEAISEILGRCSPPHEHKPDSVELIAGADAGTTERQAAPDPAAPSSQAPDYARLLFRDVASYVGSICAKPRSVEHVALELGVPKTMAQTWLTQLVNDSVLEKLPGRNYVVAARHGSIPSEPPTIREAQPSIAYPDRTLIESLLGTARTYMQQICVVPRTAREVAAELGVTPNTARDWLRRFVDEGTLVKDKNPVRYTRSLFGHGPRESRPD; encoded by the coding sequence ATGATGAACGGAACGGACGGCCTGTCTGCAAACACGACGGCGATACTGCTGCTTACGGCTCCCTTGGTCGTCGGCAGCCGCCGGTCCCAAGCACCGGTTCTCACCGCCGGGGAGTATCGGAAGCTGGCCCCGTTGCTGGCCTCGCACCAAACCGAACCGGCCGCCCTGCTGGAATCTGGGGCCGACCGACTCCTCGCTCAGTGTGGAGACGTGGTTGAGGAGGATCGCCTTACGGCCCTGCTGAATAGAGGATTCCAGTTAAGCCAGGCGGTCGAACGATGGCACGCGCGTGGGATCTGGGTGGTGAGCCGCGCCGATGAAGCATACCCGCCGTCGCTCAAGAAACGATTGAAGAACGATGCGCCGAGCGTGCTCTACGGGTGTGGAGTGAAGGAGATCCTGTACTCCCGGAGTCTCGCGGTTGTCGGATCGCGCGAAGTTACCGAACCGCTCATCGAATACACGCGGCGCAACGCGTCCCTGATCGCCCGCGCCGGGTTGGCCATTGTTTCGGGCGGTGCGAGGGGCGTCGATCGGGCGGCCATGAATGGTGCTTTGGAGGCCGGGGGCCGCGTCGCGGGAGTGCTGCCCGGAGACCTGGAGAAGGCGGTCATGAATCGCGAGCATCGCAACCTGCTCCTGGAGGAGCGGCTCGTCCTGCTATCCCCATTCGACCCGAGCCTGAGATTCACGGTCGCGCAAGCGATGCAGCGCAACAAGGTGATCTACGCCCTGGCCGAAGCCGGACTGGTGGTAAACGCGGACTTCAGCCGGGGAGGCACGTGGGCCGGTGCAGTGGAGCAGTTGAGGAAGTACTTCGTCCCAGTGTTCGTCCGCTCGACCGGCGATCTTTCCGAGGGCCTTACGGCTCTGCAAAGTCGTGGCGCGCGACCGTGGCCCGAACCGGAGGCGCCAGAAGCGATTAGCGAGATTCTTGGCCGCTGTTCCCCTCCGCATGAGCACAAACCGGACTCGGTCGAGTTGATCGCCGGCGCGGACGCTGGCACAACTGAGCGGCAAGCCGCGCCCGACCCTGCGGCGCCATCATCGCAAGCGCCGGACTATGCCCGACTGCTCTTCCGCGACGTAGCGTCGTATGTTGGCAGCATCTGCGCTAAGCCTCGTAGCGTGGAGCACGTTGCCCTTGAGCTGGGAGTGCCCAAGACGATGGCACAGACTTGGTTGACACAGCTTGTCAACGACAGTGTCTTGGAGAAGCTGCCCGGCAGAAACTACGTTGTTGCAGCGCGGCATGGCAGTATCCCGTCGGAACCGCCGACGATCCGGGAGGCACAACCGTCTATTGCATATCCCGACCGCACTCTTATCGAATCGCTGTTGGGCACTGCCAGGACATACATGCAGCAGATCTGCGTGGTCCCAAGGACCGCGAGGGAGGTTGCCGCTGAACTCGGCGTTACTCCGAATACGGCGCGGGATTGGTTGCGGCGTTTCGTTGACGAAGGAACCCTGGTGAAGGACAAGAACCCCGTTCGCTACACCCGTTCGTTGTTCGGACATGGACCGAGAGAGTCGCGTCCCGATTGA
- a CDS encoding RecQ family ATP-dependent DNA helicase — translation MVKHTTRRFPSARALALLRVGVGDPSARFRAGQESAIRHVFLGNGRLLVVQKTGWGKSFVYFIATKLLREAGMGPALLVSPLLALMRNQIAAAKRMGVRAVTINSDNSERWREVEATIRRDEVDILLIAPERFANERFNSQVLSQIGGAVSLVVVDEAHCISDWGHDFRPDYRRIERTLRVLPPNLRMLATTATANNRVMEDLGDILGPRLTTQRGDLARPSLALQTIRMPGQAERLAWLSDRLLEIPGSGIVYTLTVRDAEQVARWLQSRGIDAAAYTGQTRDRRPKLEQALLDNEVKALVATTALGMGFDKPDLAFVIHYQTPGSVVAYYQQVGRAGRALEAAYGVLLSGAEETDITNFFIASAFPTRSQVAGVLDALEAAPDGLSVREIETKVNLSYGRIQKTIQLLALESPAPIAALGGKWQLTAARLDGAFWERTERLTELRHAEQRQMQEYVDLSSGHMEFLVQALDGDAGGFQPPDVPDLPTAVHPASVRDAISFLRNASLAIVPRKLWPTGRRIERGHRAQPGRALCAWMDAGWGRLVSDGKYRDHHFTDELVDACAALVREWQPVPYPTWVAAVPSHRRPHLVPDFARRLAVKLQLPFRPVLERKEERPEQKTMENSYQQAHNVLRSLAVDQDQVLSGPVLLVDDMVDSRWTFTVIAWELRRRHCGEVWPLALADAGGAR, via the coding sequence ATGGTGAAACACACGACGAGGCGCTTTCCATCGGCACGGGCGTTGGCGCTGCTGCGAGTCGGGGTAGGGGATCCGTCAGCACGGTTTCGGGCTGGGCAGGAGAGTGCCATTCGGCACGTGTTCCTCGGAAACGGGCGCCTGCTGGTGGTGCAGAAGACGGGTTGGGGGAAGAGCTTCGTCTACTTCATCGCGACCAAGCTGCTACGTGAGGCCGGCATGGGCCCGGCGCTGCTCGTCAGCCCCCTGCTGGCGCTCATGCGCAACCAGATCGCTGCCGCGAAGCGCATGGGTGTGCGAGCCGTGACCATCAACTCGGACAATTCGGAGCGCTGGCGCGAGGTGGAGGCCACGATACGCCGCGATGAGGTGGACATTCTGCTCATCGCACCGGAGCGCTTTGCCAACGAACGCTTCAATAGTCAAGTGTTGTCTCAGATCGGCGGTGCGGTATCGCTTGTTGTTGTCGACGAAGCGCACTGCATCTCTGACTGGGGCCATGATTTCCGCCCCGACTATCGAAGAATCGAGCGCACCCTCCGCGTGTTGCCGCCGAACCTCCGAATGCTGGCGACGACCGCGACGGCGAACAACCGGGTCATGGAGGATCTCGGGGACATACTCGGCCCGCGCTTGACAACCCAACGCGGCGACCTCGCTCGTCCTTCTCTTGCTCTGCAGACGATACGAATGCCCGGTCAGGCGGAACGGCTCGCGTGGCTCTCCGATCGGCTCCTGGAGATTCCGGGAAGCGGCATCGTCTACACGCTCACCGTGCGCGACGCCGAGCAGGTGGCTCGATGGCTCCAGTCACGGGGCATCGACGCCGCGGCGTACACCGGACAGACCCGTGATCGCCGTCCAAAGCTGGAGCAAGCTCTCCTTGACAACGAGGTGAAAGCGCTGGTCGCGACGACGGCTCTGGGAATGGGCTTCGACAAACCGGACTTGGCGTTTGTCATCCACTACCAGACGCCCGGCTCGGTCGTCGCTTACTATCAGCAGGTGGGACGCGCGGGTCGGGCGCTCGAGGCGGCCTACGGCGTGCTGCTCAGCGGCGCCGAGGAAACGGACATCACGAACTTCTTCATTGCGAGCGCATTCCCGACCCGCTCCCAGGTTGCGGGCGTTCTGGACGCGTTGGAGGCCGCCCCAGACGGTCTGTCGGTGCGTGAAATCGAAACCAAGGTCAACCTGAGCTACGGGAGGATACAGAAGACGATCCAGTTGCTGGCTCTCGAGTCACCGGCACCGATCGCGGCGCTGGGTGGGAAGTGGCAGCTAACGGCGGCGAGGCTCGATGGGGCGTTCTGGGAGCGAACGGAACGGCTGACCGAACTCCGACATGCAGAGCAGCGCCAGATGCAGGAGTACGTCGACCTTTCCTCCGGACACATGGAGTTTCTCGTCCAGGCCCTGGACGGAGACGCCGGCGGCTTCCAGCCGCCTGACGTGCCGGATCTGCCGACAGCCGTACACCCAGCCAGCGTCAGAGATGCGATCTCCTTCCTCCGCAACGCAAGCTTAGCGATAGTACCGCGCAAGCTATGGCCGACCGGCCGGCGGATCGAGCGTGGGCATCGTGCGCAACCAGGCAGGGCACTCTGCGCATGGATGGATGCCGGTTGGGGCCGCCTGGTATCAGACGGAAAGTACCGTGACCATCACTTCACCGACGAGCTTGTCGACGCGTGTGCCGCCTTGGTTCGCGAATGGCAGCCTGTCCCCTATCCCACCTGGGTTGCGGCGGTCCCGTCCCACCGTAGGCCGCACTTGGTGCCCGACTTTGCCAGACGGCTGGCGGTGAAACTGCAACTTCCTTTCAGACCGGTACTTGAACGGAAGGAGGAGAGGCCGGAGCAGAAGACGATGGAGAACAGCTACCAGCAGGCACACAATGTTCTCCGATCGCTCGCCGTCGACCAGGACCAGGTGCTCTCGGGCCCGGTACTCCTGGTCGATGACATGGTAGACTCACGCTGGACGTTCACCGTGATCGCTTGGGAGCTTCGCCGCCGCCATTGCGGAGAGGTGTGGCCACTTGCCCTTGCGGACGCGGGAGGCGCGCGATGA
- a CDS encoding DUF1998 domain-containing protein: MSSFFKDGANRARFKNVEGFVGDWHNPDAVSELRRFCGTVDAVRFALRDIVPERIHESTGLTGDRWIDHVAGPDSRLAEVEAEVCADYRAMQDTKDALMREQPKGWTTKVGHIERRMKTIAEEQTLSFLSRKAAIPKYGFPVDVVELDTRNGQARDAHRVALQRDLSQAIAEYAPGGKVIADKREWESVGVKMVPGKALQTPYYDYNEARNFEQVEDRGLRPQNMRQYLIPQFGFVTALFQPPTEPRGRVRRLYTTRPFFKGFGADVPETTNLLGIAVTKAAPGTLVVLCEGHNRQGFYICLTCGSHLTEQEHEHRTPWDTPCSGMLRHFSLGHELVTDVVRLQVPHLDGEWTAYSVGYALLLGAAERLGVPDTDLNVTIAGVDVTATVASTTASIVLYDNVPGGAGLVAQLEREDVFSEVLRHARDRVSGTCGCDSSCYGCLRSYRNQFAHPHLDRTEAVEMLSLSASS, translated from the coding sequence TTGTCCTCGTTCTTCAAGGACGGCGCAAATCGCGCTCGCTTCAAGAATGTTGAGGGGTTCGTTGGCGACTGGCACAACCCGGATGCCGTCTCCGAATTGAGACGCTTCTGTGGGACCGTCGATGCGGTGAGGTTCGCTTTGCGAGACATTGTTCCCGAGCGGATCCACGAATCCACTGGATTGACGGGTGATCGCTGGATCGATCACGTCGCCGGACCGGATAGCCGCCTTGCCGAGGTCGAGGCGGAAGTGTGCGCAGACTATCGCGCGATGCAGGACACGAAGGATGCTCTCATGCGTGAGCAGCCGAAGGGGTGGACGACCAAGGTCGGACACATCGAGCGTCGCATGAAGACCATTGCCGAGGAGCAGACCCTGAGCTTCCTGTCACGCAAGGCGGCTATCCCGAAGTATGGATTTCCGGTAGACGTGGTGGAGCTCGATACCCGGAACGGCCAGGCGCGCGATGCTCACCGAGTGGCGCTACAGAGGGACCTGTCGCAGGCGATTGCCGAGTACGCGCCCGGTGGCAAGGTGATCGCGGATAAGCGGGAGTGGGAGTCGGTGGGCGTAAAGATGGTACCGGGCAAGGCGCTGCAGACGCCCTATTACGACTACAACGAGGCGCGGAACTTCGAACAGGTCGAAGACCGAGGGCTGCGGCCTCAAAATATGAGACAGTATCTCATCCCCCAGTTCGGGTTCGTTACGGCGCTCTTTCAGCCGCCGACGGAGCCGCGCGGACGCGTGCGCCGGCTCTACACGACTCGCCCTTTCTTCAAGGGATTCGGCGCTGATGTCCCGGAGACGACGAATCTGCTCGGCATCGCGGTGACGAAGGCGGCGCCCGGTACGCTCGTCGTACTCTGCGAGGGGCACAACCGGCAGGGGTTCTATATCTGCCTCACATGCGGGAGCCACCTCACCGAACAGGAACATGAACACCGAACACCGTGGGACACGCCTTGTTCAGGTATGCTACGGCACTTCTCGCTGGGGCACGAACTGGTTACCGACGTGGTGCGGCTGCAAGTTCCCCACCTTGATGGCGAGTGGACGGCCTATTCCGTGGGTTATGCTCTCCTTTTGGGAGCCGCCGAACGGTTGGGTGTTCCAGACACCGACCTGAACGTCACCATCGCCGGAGTCGACGTGACGGCGACCGTGGCATCGACTACCGCGTCGATAGTGCTGTATGACAACGTACCCGGTGGCGCAGGACTCGTTGCTCAACTGGAGCGCGAAGACGTGTTCAGCGAGGTGCTGCGGCACGCTCGGGACCGCGTGAGCGGCACGTGCGGGTGCGATTCGAGTTGCTACGGCTGCTTACGCAGCTATCGCAATCAGTTCGCCCACCCGCACCTGGATCGCACCGAGGCGGTGGAGATGTTGAGCCTCTCCGCGTCATCGTGA